One part of the Tenacibaculum sp. 190130A14a genome encodes these proteins:
- a CDS encoding nuclear transport factor 2 family protein, with translation MRTFIFIATVLLFFSCQQSISQSSEEIDKKEILAIMKAQEKAWSNHDLEGFMEGYWKSDSLKFYGSSGITYGWNKTLANYKKGYPTKEHSGTLNFKINDISKINEGAYFVMGEYHLTRSVGNANGVFMIIFKKIKGTWKIIADTSC, from the coding sequence ATGAGAACATTCATTTTTATAGCAACTGTTTTACTTTTCTTTTCATGTCAACAATCAATCAGTCAATCATCTGAAGAAATCGACAAAAAAGAAATTCTAGCTATTATGAAAGCACAAGAAAAAGCTTGGTCTAATCATGATTTGGAAGGTTTTATGGAAGGATATTGGAAAAGTGACTCTTTAAAATTTTACGGAAGTAGTGGTATTACATATGGTTGGAATAAAACTTTAGCCAATTATAAAAAAGGGTACCCAACAAAAGAACATAGCGGAACCCTAAACTTTAAAATTAATGACATTAGCAAAATAAATGAAGGAGCCTATTTTGTCATGGGAGAATATCATTTAACCCGTTCTGTTGGAAATGCTAATGGTGTATTTATGATCATCTTTAAAAAAATTAAAGGTACATGGAAAATTATTGCTGATACCTCTTGTTAA
- a CDS encoding galactokinase, with the protein MNLTIKEHIKNKFIADFKNEPLLIFSPGRINLIGEHTDYNQGFVFPAAISKGIYAAISKTNDYVSTVYALDAGESFQIQLDNVSPTLESSWKNYVLGVVGEIQKTGKQLSNFNIIFSGDIPSGAGLSSSAALENAITFGLNELFNLNFTKKEMIYISQKAEHNFVGVQCGIMDQFASMFGKENKALLLDCVNLNYKEFPIQLSDVEIVLINSNVKHSLAESAYNERRSTCEHIASLLKVNSLREVSWKQLENIKEYVSPGDYKKAQYVIEENQRVLLASEALETGDIQTLGNLLYETHQGLSNQYQVSCKELDFLVEKTKESSAVIGARMMGGGFGGCTLNLIRSSEKNDFIKTIQQQYKLKFNKQCSVYEVTTANGTQII; encoded by the coding sequence ATGAACCTAACAATTAAGGAACATATCAAGAATAAATTCATCGCTGATTTTAAAAATGAGCCATTATTAATATTCTCTCCTGGACGTATTAATTTAATCGGAGAACATACCGATTACAATCAAGGTTTTGTGTTTCCTGCTGCTATTAGCAAAGGAATCTATGCTGCTATTTCCAAAACCAACGATTATGTATCAACAGTTTATGCCTTAGATGCTGGAGAAAGCTTTCAAATTCAATTAGACAATGTTTCTCCCACACTTGAAAGCAGTTGGAAAAATTATGTTTTAGGAGTAGTTGGTGAAATCCAAAAAACAGGCAAACAGCTTTCCAATTTCAATATTATTTTTAGTGGAGATATTCCAAGTGGAGCAGGATTATCTTCTTCAGCAGCACTAGAAAATGCTATTACTTTTGGTTTAAATGAATTGTTTAATTTAAACTTTACCAAAAAAGAAATGATATATATTTCTCAAAAAGCGGAGCATAATTTTGTTGGGGTACAATGCGGAATCATGGATCAATTTGCTTCCATGTTTGGTAAAGAAAACAAAGCACTTCTATTGGATTGCGTAAATTTAAATTATAAAGAATTCCCAATTCAATTAAGCGATGTAGAAATCGTACTTATCAATTCAAATGTAAAACATTCTCTAGCTGAAAGTGCCTATAACGAAAGACGCTCCACCTGTGAACATATTGCTTCTTTACTCAAAGTAAACTCTTTAAGGGAAGTTTCTTGGAAACAATTAGAAAATATAAAAGAATACGTTTCTCCAGGAGACTACAAAAAAGCACAATATGTTATTGAAGAAAACCAACGTGTTCTATTAGCTAGCGAAGCTTTAGAAACAGGTGACATTCAAACACTAGGGAATTTGTTATATGAAACACACCAAGGGCTATCTAACCAATACCAGGTCAGTTGTAAAGAGCTAGATTTCTTAGTTGAAAAAACCAAAGAATCTTCAGCTGTTATAGGAGCTAGAATGATGGGTGGTGGTTTTGGAGGTTGTACACTCAACCTTATAAGATCTTCGGAGAAAAACGATTTTATAAAAACTATTCAACAACAATACAAATTAAAATTCAACAAACAATGTTCTGTTTATGAGGTTACAACAGCCAACGGAACGCAAATTATATAA
- a CDS encoding solute:sodium symporter family transporter, protein MQFITFLAFTLLVAIISYVKSKNTNEKTSDGYFLGGRSLTGWVIAGSLLLTNLSTEQIVGLNGAAFKEGILVMAWETLAAIAMVVTAVVLLPKYLKEGITTVPQFLETRYDKMTKTITSGLFLSGYVIVLLPIVLYTGALALNSMFNIPTILGVSKTTALWITVWGIGIIGSIYAIFGGLKAVAISDTINAIGLLIGGLLIPIFGLLLVGDGSLTTGISTLMEKAPEKFNVIGDSQSSIPFGTIFTGMMLVQLFYWGTNQAIIQRALGAKNLEEGQKGLIYAAFIKILGPLIVVLPGIIAFYLFGTSLENPDEAYPELVKKVLPVELVGFFAAVLFGAILSSFNSALNSSVTLFGLDIYKSHFNKEASEQQVVKAGKTFGVFLAILAMFVAPLLMYAGSIFSYLQEANGIYSIPILTIIIVGYFTKYVPAIAAKIGIISGSILYIISQFILKPLVFGEENYPHFLHVMAILFVLNALIMLIIGKLHPRKEAFALPYTKQVNITPWKYVTITGVIICVIVIFSYIYFS, encoded by the coding sequence ATGCAGTTTATTACATTTTTAGCTTTTACCCTACTCGTTGCCATTATTTCCTATGTAAAAAGCAAAAACACCAATGAAAAAACCTCTGATGGTTACTTCTTAGGAGGACGTAGTTTAACAGGATGGGTTATTGCAGGTTCTTTACTCCTTACCAATTTATCTACAGAGCAAATTGTCGGATTAAATGGAGCCGCTTTTAAAGAAGGAATCTTAGTAATGGCTTGGGAAACCTTAGCTGCTATTGCTATGGTGGTTACAGCAGTTGTATTGTTACCCAAATATTTAAAAGAAGGAATTACTACCGTGCCTCAATTTTTAGAAACTAGATATGATAAAATGACCAAAACTATTACTTCTGGTTTATTCCTATCGGGTTACGTAATTGTATTGTTACCAATTGTGTTATACACAGGGGCTTTGGCTCTCAACAGTATGTTTAATATCCCTACTATATTAGGAGTTAGTAAAACAACTGCACTATGGATTACCGTTTGGGGAATTGGAATTATTGGATCGATTTATGCAATTTTTGGTGGATTAAAAGCTGTCGCTATTTCTGACACTATTAATGCCATTGGTTTATTAATAGGTGGATTATTAATTCCTATTTTCGGATTATTATTGGTTGGTGATGGAAGTTTAACCACAGGAATTTCTACTTTAATGGAAAAAGCTCCTGAAAAATTCAATGTTATTGGAGATAGTCAGTCTTCCATTCCGTTCGGGACTATTTTTACAGGAATGATGTTGGTACAGTTGTTTTATTGGGGAACCAATCAAGCAATCATTCAAAGAGCTTTGGGAGCCAAAAACCTAGAAGAAGGGCAAAAAGGATTGATTTATGCCGCCTTTATTAAAATATTAGGTCCTCTAATTGTGGTATTACCTGGAATTATTGCTTTCTATCTTTTTGGAACCTCTTTGGAAAATCCAGATGAAGCCTATCCAGAATTGGTGAAGAAAGTACTACCAGTAGAACTTGTAGGTTTCTTTGCCGCTGTGTTATTTGGAGCCATATTATCTTCTTTTAATTCAGCTTTAAACTCTTCAGTTACTTTATTTGGTTTAGACATTTACAAATCACATTTTAATAAAGAAGCAAGCGAACAACAAGTGGTAAAAGCAGGTAAAACCTTTGGAGTATTCTTAGCGATACTTGCCATGTTTGTCGCTCCTTTACTAATGTATGCAGGTAGTATTTTCAGCTATTTACAAGAAGCTAACGGAATTTATTCTATTCCAATTTTAACCATTATTATTGTTGGATATTTTACCAAGTACGTTCCTGCAATTGCTGCTAAAATCGGAATCATATCAGGATCTATACTATATATTATTAGTCAGTTTATCTTAAAACCTTTGGTTTTTGGAGAAGAAAACTATCCGCATTTCTTACATGTAATGGCTATTTTATTTGTATTAAACGCTTTGATTATGTTAATAATAGGAAAGTTACACCCAAGAAAAGAAGCATTTGCTTTACCTTACACCAAACAGGTAAACATTACCCCTTGGAAATATGTTACAATAACCGGAGTTATTATTTGTGTCATCGTAATTTTTTCATACATCTATTTCTCATAA
- a CDS encoding glycoside hydrolase family 2 TIM barrel-domain containing protein, which produces MKSKALYILLSFLILSCQNQPLEKVSEQKNHFNHQVFEENKLPPRTSFFAFETDDISKKENSNRFLNLNGEWKFNWVKDPKQRPTTFHNIHFDDSQWTTIPVPANWEVEGFGKPIYLDERYPFTTQWPEAPKDYNPVGTYRKQFSITKEFLSQDIVLHFAGAKSAMYVYINGQYVGYSQGSKTPAEFNITSYLKEGSNLIALQMFRWSDASYVESQDMLRMSGIERDVYLYSRPKVYISDYHAKTTLDDSYANGVLNGTISITNDTSKEVTQKLDVSLENETIASENIRIPANTTIEFNTNKTIENVKAWSAEVPNLYQLNISLNNNQFIKKNIGFKRVEIKNAQVLINGKAIYFKGVDRHETDPHTGHVVSKESMLKDILLMKQNNINAVRSSHYPNDPYWLDLCDTYGLYVIDEANIESHPLAISEETQIGNEMSWLPAHMARTKRMYYRDRNHPSIYSWSLGNEAGEGNVFRATYKWLKEQDDNRIVQYEPAGKEDYTDIYCPMYPKPEYLINHGKSDSDKPSVMIEYCHAMGNSVGNLQDYWNIIEKYPNLQGGYIWDWVDQSLEYKDENGKPYLAYGHDYHPDLPTDGNFLNNGLVDPYRNPHPHLSEVKKVYEPAHFEYLGNGKIKLTNKNFFTDFSDKTISWKLLEDGNPTIKASGIRINVAPQQSFTWQLEKLPQKFDPTKEYMLQISLHQKEEKNGLPEGHEVAWDEFILQKGQSNTPSISSKEKLKITKTDKFFQIKNNKTDLNVDAITGEVISWKHKGEVVTNHPIKPNFWRPPTDNDLGNGMDKWAKIWQNASYNNDPKLVKTPVVTNSGVFYGVEYDLPENIGRIKIVYIIGHDGTLHIDYGFATLKDKLPNIPRLGMYLTLPNTFSEVSWYGKGPEESYWDRKTGQKTGIYTGKIQEQFHRYSRPQETGNKTNIRWAELSSNTLKLKVTGNQLLNSSAWPFHMKELDFTSDEAGKSASGLVPVTKKHGADIKIGNTIQWNIDYLQMGVGGDTSWGRLVHPEYTIPANKRYTYSFTIHPKKI; this is translated from the coding sequence ATGAAATCTAAGGCTCTCTATATACTGCTATCCTTTCTTATTCTAAGTTGTCAAAATCAACCTTTAGAAAAAGTAAGTGAGCAAAAAAACCACTTTAACCATCAAGTGTTTGAAGAAAACAAACTTCCTCCACGAACTTCTTTTTTTGCTTTTGAAACAGATGATATTTCAAAAAAAGAAAATTCCAATCGATTCTTAAACTTAAACGGAGAATGGAAATTTAATTGGGTAAAAGACCCTAAACAACGTCCTACTACATTTCATAACATACATTTTGATGACTCTCAATGGACTACCATTCCGGTTCCTGCAAATTGGGAAGTTGAAGGTTTTGGAAAACCTATTTATTTAGACGAGCGCTATCCATTTACTACACAATGGCCAGAAGCTCCGAAAGATTACAATCCTGTAGGCACTTATCGAAAACAATTCTCCATAACAAAAGAGTTCTTATCTCAAGACATTGTCTTGCATTTTGCTGGAGCCAAATCGGCGATGTATGTATATATCAACGGGCAATATGTTGGATATTCACAAGGAAGTAAAACTCCTGCAGAATTTAACATCACCTCATATTTGAAAGAAGGATCAAACCTTATCGCTCTACAAATGTTCCGTTGGTCGGATGCTAGTTATGTTGAAAGCCAAGATATGCTGCGCATGAGTGGTATTGAAAGAGACGTATATCTATATAGTAGACCTAAGGTTTATATTTCAGATTATCATGCAAAAACTACGTTGGATGACTCTTATGCCAATGGAGTTTTAAACGGAACGATATCAATTACAAATGATACGTCAAAAGAGGTTACTCAAAAACTTGATGTTTCTTTAGAAAATGAAACCATAGCTTCTGAAAACATTCGTATTCCAGCCAATACAACTATTGAATTCAATACAAATAAAACAATAGAGAATGTAAAAGCATGGTCAGCAGAAGTTCCTAATTTGTATCAACTCAACATTTCCTTAAACAACAACCAATTTATTAAAAAGAATATCGGTTTTAAACGAGTAGAAATTAAAAATGCACAAGTACTTATCAACGGAAAAGCCATTTATTTTAAAGGAGTAGACCGACATGAAACCGATCCACACACAGGACATGTAGTTTCGAAAGAATCGATGCTAAAAGATATTTTGCTAATGAAGCAAAATAACATCAACGCCGTTCGTTCTTCACATTACCCTAACGATCCTTATTGGTTAGATTTATGCGACACTTATGGTTTATATGTTATTGATGAAGCCAATATAGAAAGTCATCCCTTAGCTATTTCAGAAGAAACACAAATAGGAAATGAAATGAGTTGGTTACCTGCTCATATGGCGCGTACCAAACGAATGTACTATAGAGATCGTAACCATCCTTCAATTTACTCTTGGTCTTTAGGAAATGAAGCCGGGGAAGGAAATGTATTTAGAGCTACTTATAAATGGTTAAAAGAACAAGACGATAATCGCATTGTTCAATATGAACCCGCTGGAAAGGAAGACTACACAGACATTTACTGTCCGATGTATCCAAAACCTGAATATTTAATCAACCATGGAAAATCTGATTCCGATAAACCTTCGGTAATGATTGAATACTGCCATGCCATGGGAAATTCTGTAGGAAACCTACAAGATTATTGGAATATCATAGAAAAGTACCCAAACCTTCAAGGGGGTTATATTTGGGATTGGGTGGATCAAAGTTTAGAGTACAAAGATGAAAACGGAAAGCCTTACTTAGCTTATGGGCACGATTATCATCCAGACTTACCAACAGATGGTAATTTTTTAAACAACGGATTAGTAGACCCGTATAGAAATCCACACCCACATTTATCAGAAGTAAAAAAAGTATACGAACCTGCACATTTTGAATATTTGGGCAATGGTAAAATTAAACTTACCAACAAGAACTTTTTTACTGACTTCTCTGATAAAACTATTAGTTGGAAACTTTTAGAAGATGGAAATCCCACCATAAAAGCTTCAGGAATCCGAATTAATGTGGCACCTCAACAAAGTTTTACTTGGCAATTAGAAAAATTGCCTCAAAAATTTGATCCTACCAAAGAATATATGCTACAAATCAGTTTACATCAAAAAGAAGAAAAAAACGGACTTCCAGAGGGTCATGAAGTTGCTTGGGATGAATTTATACTTCAAAAAGGACAATCAAACACTCCAAGCATATCTTCAAAAGAAAAACTAAAAATTACTAAAACGGATAAATTCTTTCAAATAAAAAATAATAAAACCGATCTTAATGTTGATGCTATAACTGGAGAAGTCATTTCATGGAAACATAAAGGAGAGGTTGTTACAAACCATCCTATTAAACCTAATTTTTGGCGTCCTCCTACAGATAATGATTTAGGAAATGGAATGGACAAATGGGCAAAAATTTGGCAAAACGCTTCTTATAACAACGATCCTAAACTAGTAAAAACCCCCGTTGTTACCAACTCAGGAGTTTTTTATGGAGTAGAATACGATTTACCGGAAAATATCGGAAGAATAAAAATAGTTTATATCATTGGACATGATGGTACACTTCATATTGACTACGGTTTCGCTACATTAAAAGATAAACTTCCTAACATTCCTCGATTAGGAATGTACCTAACCTTACCAAATACTTTCAGCGAAGTGTCTTGGTACGGAAAAGGTCCTGAAGAGTCTTATTGGGATAGAAAAACCGGACAAAAAACAGGAATCTACACTGGCAAAATTCAAGAACAATTTCATAGATATTCTCGTCCACAAGAAACAGGAAACAAAACAAATATTCGTTGGGCAGAACTATCTTCTAACACATTAAAATTAAAAGTTACGGGAAACCAATTATTGAATAGTAGTGCATGGCCATTTCATATGAAAGAACTTGACTTTACGAGTGATGAAGCTGGAAAATCAGCATCAGGATTAGTTCCTGTGACTAAAAAACATGGTGCAGATATTAAAATTGGAAATACCATACAATGGAATATTGATTATCTACAAATGGGCGTTGGTGGCGATACTTCTTGGGGACGTTTAGTACATCCAGAGTATACCATTCCTGCTAACAAAAGATATACATATTCATTTACAATTCACCCTAAAAAAATATAA
- a CDS encoding aminotransferase class III-fold pyridoxal phosphate-dependent enzyme, with protein sequence MEPLDWLLKNYYRLIFMNYNTIKITTTQAEAILLKLFNIKGAAKELPGELDFNFRIKVEGNYQYILKVSRPEENEGYLDFQQKLLQFIEQKNETSVSPKVIKDLEGNSISEIIDNHGRKRKVRLLTWVSGRVWSSVNPQLDDLRFSLGTQCGLLTQALQGFDHKEAHRTFEWDVAQALWTSEHLHLFSSEEKDILAYFQQQFKSVQKEYTSLRKAVVHNDANDNNVIVSNDLLSPKVEAAIDYGDAIHTQIINDVAITCAYAIMHHNNPLEASLPIIKGYHTTFPLLEEELQYLYISIAMRLVISVTKSAINKQKEPDNKYLLISEKPAWEVLKKWYTIDADFAYFSFRKACKYTPHPQQKNFETWASNQSFTLEDLFPSIQKKEVTPLDLSVESSWLGHSSDFNNLDVFQFKINQLQKEHPSKIIAGGYDEIRPLYISSEYDRIGNSGRENRTVHLGVDFWLPAHTPVHAFMDGEIAVVTDNNKFKEYGGLIILKHQTTHFEFYSLYGHLTLESLENKKVGDFVSKGTQIGNLGTPEENGSWASHLHFQLHFSMLNFKNDFPGVAYYSEKEVWKSLCPNPNLLFKTNGLNTSNTSNNTELIDYRKQHLGKSLSLQYKIPIKMVRGEGVYLIDQYGNKYLDTVNNVAHVGHEHSTVVKAGQQQMSLLNTNSRYLHENINQLAKELLETLPPELNVLHFVNSGSEANELAIRMVKAHTKQRDIIASEVGYHGNSNMCIDISSYKFDGKGGTGAPEHTHIFPLPDIFRGKYTEEDAADKYADEVHKLIENIQQKGRNVGGMILEPIISCGGQVELPEGFLPKVYKHIRNAGGVCISDEVQVGCGRVGKHFWGFQLYNVIPDIVTIGKPLGNGHPLAAVACTQEVANSFANGMEYFNTFGGNPVSCAIGTAVIQTVKREKLQENALHVGEFLKTQLQQLASKFPIIGDVRGQGLFLGFELVDKNKNPLTQQASYLANRMKDHKILMSTDGKDNNVLKIKPPIVFSKTNAEELIQYLTNIFNEDYMLNYEI encoded by the coding sequence ATGGAGCCACTAGATTGGCTTTTGAAAAACTACTATAGACTTATTTTCATGAACTACAACACCATAAAAATAACTACTACCCAAGCAGAAGCTATACTTTTAAAATTATTCAACATTAAAGGAGCTGCTAAAGAACTACCTGGAGAATTAGATTTTAATTTTAGAATTAAAGTTGAAGGGAATTACCAGTACATTTTAAAAGTATCTCGACCTGAAGAAAACGAGGGGTATTTAGATTTTCAGCAAAAACTATTACAGTTTATTGAGCAGAAAAACGAAACATCGGTGAGTCCTAAGGTTATTAAAGATCTTGAAGGAAATAGTATCTCTGAAATTATAGACAATCATGGTCGCAAACGAAAAGTACGTTTGTTAACTTGGGTTTCTGGAAGAGTATGGAGCAGTGTGAATCCACAGCTAGACGATTTGCGTTTTAGTTTAGGAACACAATGTGGATTATTAACCCAAGCACTGCAAGGATTTGACCACAAAGAAGCGCATCGTACTTTTGAATGGGATGTCGCACAAGCTTTATGGACATCAGAACATTTACACTTATTTTCTTCTGAAGAAAAAGATATTCTAGCATATTTTCAGCAACAATTTAAAAGTGTTCAAAAAGAATACACTTCACTGAGAAAAGCAGTAGTTCATAATGATGCTAACGATAATAATGTTATTGTTTCTAATGATTTGTTATCTCCTAAGGTTGAAGCCGCTATAGATTATGGAGACGCCATTCATACTCAAATAATTAATGACGTTGCCATTACTTGTGCCTATGCTATTATGCATCATAACAATCCTCTGGAAGCGTCATTACCAATTATAAAAGGATATCACACCACCTTCCCTCTACTAGAAGAGGAATTACAATATTTATATATTTCTATTGCCATGCGCTTGGTCATTTCTGTGACCAAATCTGCCATAAACAAACAAAAGGAACCTGATAACAAATACCTTCTAATCTCTGAAAAACCAGCGTGGGAAGTATTAAAAAAATGGTATACCATAGATGCGGACTTTGCGTATTTTTCATTTAGAAAAGCTTGTAAATACACTCCTCATCCACAACAAAAAAACTTTGAAACTTGGGCATCTAATCAATCGTTTACTTTAGAGGATTTATTTCCCTCTATTCAGAAAAAAGAAGTTACTCCACTCGATCTAAGTGTAGAAAGCTCATGGCTTGGACACTCTTCCGATTTCAACAATCTTGATGTTTTCCAATTCAAAATAAACCAACTTCAAAAAGAACATCCTTCTAAAATTATTGCTGGCGGTTATGATGAAATTCGTCCGTTATATATCTCATCAGAATATGATCGTATTGGAAATTCAGGGAGAGAAAACAGAACGGTTCATTTAGGTGTCGATTTTTGGCTACCTGCACATACTCCTGTTCATGCTTTTATGGATGGAGAAATTGCGGTGGTTACTGACAATAATAAATTCAAAGAATATGGGGGACTAATTATATTAAAACATCAAACAACTCATTTTGAGTTCTATTCTTTATACGGACACCTTACTTTAGAAAGTCTAGAAAACAAAAAAGTCGGTGATTTTGTTTCAAAGGGAACTCAAATAGGAAATTTAGGAACACCAGAAGAGAATGGAAGTTGGGCTTCTCATTTACATTTTCAACTGCATTTTTCTATGCTCAATTTTAAAAATGATTTTCCAGGAGTAGCTTATTATTCAGAAAAAGAAGTTTGGAAAAGTTTATGTCCGAATCCGAATCTACTTTTCAAAACGAATGGATTAAATACTTCAAACACTTCCAACAACACAGAACTTATTGATTACCGAAAACAACATTTAGGAAAAAGCCTAAGTCTTCAATACAAAATCCCAATCAAAATGGTTCGAGGAGAGGGCGTGTATTTGATCGATCAATATGGTAACAAATATTTAGATACTGTAAACAATGTAGCACATGTAGGACATGAACATTCGACTGTAGTAAAAGCAGGTCAGCAACAAATGAGTTTGTTAAATACCAATTCAAGGTATTTACACGAAAACATCAATCAACTTGCTAAAGAACTATTAGAAACCCTCCCTCCTGAACTTAATGTATTACACTTTGTAAACTCTGGTAGTGAAGCCAATGAACTAGCTATTCGAATGGTAAAAGCACATACCAAACAACGTGATATAATAGCTTCTGAAGTTGGTTATCACGGAAACTCAAATATGTGTATTGATATTTCTTCTTATAAATTTGACGGTAAAGGAGGTACCGGAGCACCAGAACACACACATATCTTTCCACTTCCTGACATCTTTAGAGGAAAATATACGGAAGAAGATGCCGCAGACAAATACGCTGACGAGGTACATAAACTCATCGAAAACATTCAACAGAAAGGAAGAAATGTTGGCGGAATGATTTTAGAACCTATTATTTCTTGTGGTGGACAGGTAGAACTACCAGAAGGATTTTTGCCAAAAGTATACAAACATATACGAAACGCCGGTGGAGTTTGTATCTCTGATGAAGTTCAAGTGGGCTGTGGACGTGTAGGTAAACATTTCTGGGGATTTCAGTTGTACAATGTAATTCCTGATATTGTAACTATAGGAAAACCTTTAGGAAATGGCCACCCATTAGCAGCTGTAGCCTGCACTCAAGAAGTTGCCAACTCTTTTGCTAATGGTATGGAGTATTTTAACACCTTTGGTGGCAACCCTGTTTCTTGTGCTATTGGTACAGCAGTAATACAAACCGTAAAAAGAGAAAAACTTCAAGAAAATGCACTTCATGTAGGAGAATTTCTAAAAACCCAGCTTCAACAATTAGCTAGTAAGTTTCCAATTATTGGAGATGTACGTGGTCAAGGACTTTTCTTAGGATTTGAATTGGTTGACAAAAACAAAAATCCACTTACACAACAAGCTTCTTACTTAGCTAACAGAATGAAAGACCATAAAATTCTGATGAGTACAGACGGAAAGGACAACAATGTTTTAAAAATAAAACCTCCAATCGTATTCTCAAAAACCAATGCAGAGGAATTAATACAATATCTAACCAATATTTTTAACGAAGACTATATGCTTAATTATGAAATCTAA
- a CDS encoding GNAT family N-acetyltransferase, whose product MEIFHYAQRFLASLNIDQWQDGYPNEAQILNDIQNKESYVVENNEDEIIATYMLTTSNEPTYNKINGNWITSTDAVYGVIHRIAVGENCTQKGMGTTLISYCEEQLKQQNIESMRIDTHPDNLGMQHILKKLKYTYCGIIKVRNGATRLAFEKLL is encoded by the coding sequence ATGGAGATATTTCATTACGCCCAACGATTTTTAGCATCTTTAAACATCGATCAATGGCAAGATGGCTATCCAAATGAGGCACAAATACTTAATGACATACAAAATAAGGAAAGCTACGTGGTAGAAAACAATGAAGATGAAATTATTGCTACTTATATGCTTACCACTTCCAATGAACCAACATATAATAAAATAAATGGAAATTGGATTACAAGTACTGATGCTGTTTATGGAGTAATTCACCGTATAGCCGTTGGAGAAAACTGTACTCAAAAAGGAATGGGAACAACTTTAATTAGTTATTGCGAAGAGCAATTAAAACAGCAAAACATAGAATCAATGCGTATTGATACCCACCCTGATAATTTAGGAATGCAACACATTCTTAAAAAACTTAAGTATACCTATTGCGGTATTATCAAAGTAAGAAATGGAGCCACTAGATTGGCTTTTGAAAAACTACTATAG